Sequence from the Penicillium oxalicum strain HP7-1 chromosome IV, whole genome shotgun sequence genome:
ccGCCGCGACCAGACAATCTACTCGGCAGGATATTGCAGCGACGCGAGACTTTAGCAGGGTAGTTGAAGCAGCCTTGCGGGATATCAAACATCGAATGCAGAATACGAATCAACTACCGGACTCGTGGGGCAAATTTGAACGCCAAATACAAAATGCTTGCCGTGTGGACGAGGGCAAAGTCACGGACAAACACGACTCAGCAAATCCTTATCGGCGCACTAAGGTGGCTTTACAGAAGGCGTACCTACGATCTGGCGACCATGGCCTACGAGACGAACTTGAATACTTACTATATGCCGATAGCTTAACGGCCTTGTACTCCTTGCCGAATTTGGAGGGCCAGCAAGAGGTGGCCGATTGTCGCTATCCGGCGGAATGGTATCCGCGCGCACGCTCGATTCAGCGAACAATACATCTGCACGTTGGTCCAACCAATTCAGGAAAAAAGTATCATGCATTGAAGCGGTTGGAGGGGTGCAAGTCGGGCTTCTATGCGGGGCCATTGCGATTGCTGGCCCAGGAAGTATACCATCGCTTCAAAGACAAAGGGATCCCTGTCAGTCTGGTGACGGGAGACGATGTCAAGCTTCCAGAAAAGGGTGAGACACCCCGTGTTATCAGCAACACGGTGGAAATGGTTGGCTTGGGTCGCGAGTTTGATGTTGGTGTCATTGATGAGATTCAGATGATCGCCAACCCTAAACGTGGCTGGGCATGGACTCGGGCGCTTCTGGGTGCACAGGTCAAGGAGTTGCATTTGTGTGGTGAGACGCGTGCAGTTCCCCTTATTCGGGAACTATGCGCGCTTACGGGCGATACCCTCGAGATTCATCGCTATGAACGGCTCAATCCCCTCCAAGTTATGCCCCACAGCCTCAGAGGCAATCTGAACAAACTCGAGAAGGGTGACTGCATTGTTTCATTCTCAAGAGTTGGCATTCATGCTCTTAAAGCCGACATTGAGAAGCTGACTGGTCGCCGCGTGGCAATCGTCTACGGTGGCCTTCCTGCCGAGATTCGGACTCAGCAAGCTAGTCTTTTTAATGACCCAGATAACGACTACGATTTCCTTGTGGCCAGTGATGCCATTGGTATGGGGTTAAACCTGTGAGTCAGCCCTGTGAGGACCAGCGTTTCATCAGGCTTTACTAAACTGCCGATGTGTAGGAGCTGCAAGCGCATCATTTTCGAAACTCTCATCAAACGAACTCCGAGTGGCTTACAACGTCTTTCGGTCCCTGAAATCAAACAGATAGGCGGACGGGCTGGGCGTTATCGCCCAGCTACGGCCCACAGCGGCACGGAAGATTCATCGGAGCCCAACATTGGCCTCGTCACTTGTATCGAAGAAGTTGATTTGCCTTATATCCAACAAGCCATGAACACGgagccaccaccactacgGGCCGCAGGAATTTGGCCCCCTGATTTTGTCTTCCACAAATTCGCATCATACTTCCCAAGAAGTGTTCCTTTCGAGTATTTGATCAAGCGACTGATGGAGCTCGCTCAGGTCAATCCACTCTTCTTCATGTGTGAAACGGAAAGTCAGCTCCAGAATGCGGAGATTATCGACACTGTCGAAGGCTTGCAGATTCAAGACCAGCTTACCCTGATGGCCGCACCAATGGAAACTAAAGATCAGCCCTCGCGAATGGTGTGCGGATCTTTTGCTGATTGTGTGGCCGAGAATACGCGTGGTCGGTTGCTGGATATTCCCAGTCTGGACCTTGAAATTCTCGAACAGGGAGTTTCTGGAAACAAGGAATACATGCATGCACTCGAAAGTCTTCACAGATCAATCATTCTCTACTCGTGGCTGAGCTTCCGGTTTGGGGGTATATTCACTGATAGAACTCTTGCGGCTCATGTCAAGGAGCTTGTTGAAGAGCGAATGATCCGGGCATTGACTGAATTCTCAGCCAATAAGAAGCTTCGAAAGAATGCTTCCCTCAGACGCCAGATCGCGAtgcagaagcagaaacttGATCAGATGCGCATCATTTCGGATGCGGACCTGATGTCTCCCCATGGCGAAGGCGAAGATTTGGAACAAGTGGATTTGTCCAAGGACGATTCTACTGAAGATCAGCCAACGTCTTCTGGAGACGACAGCTATGATGAAAGTCCTTTTGAAGAAAGCCCAGAAGGTGGATTCAGTGACAGTCTTCCCGAGGATGATCTCATTGAAGGCAGCAGGTCAGTGGAGGGCGATGGAGGTTTCATTAAACAACCTCGATCTGTCTCAGCTTCAGGTTGACCGAAGGTGCGTTTGTATGTATCTGTAAAACAATGTATATTAGCTacttttccattctttcgCATGATGAAACATTTCACTCTGCTTATCAAAAAATTGCCTTGAGCCAACTAGTGGTAGAATTGTCATATTAAAGCTGTTTTCAAGGTCTCCAGCGAGCCTAGGACGATCTCTCAGTGACCGAAAACGAAGTAGTTACATGTAGAACAGTAGGGACCTGCCTAGTAATCGGCCCAATCGCATATTTGGCCCATCCTGACGTCTCTACAAGCTTGAGCCCTACTTACCTATTCTTTAGATGTGACATCAAGCGTTACTGAGTTTGCGACAAGGTAAGTTTCCTCGTATAAACAATCTATCGCACTGTTTGAATCTTGGAGAGGGTGTCCCGCGGTATTGAGTCTAAATTGTACTGTGAAGCTTATCTGCCATCCTTATCGGTGGCGACGCCGGCCAGACTGATTTTCCGCCGCATCTGCTCTTTGCCTGGTGAATCGCGAACTATCGGTCATTAATCCCCCGCGCATCCAGCGACAGTTACTGATTTACAAGTCCTCTCGCCGGTGGATAcactctccttcttcttcactggCCATCTGGGCGCGTCAATATGGACGACCTAGAGTCGCTGGAGCTGCTGTCGCTCGTCTCGCGGGTGACAACAGAGCTCCAGAACTACCTGGGCATCAATGACAAAACGTTGGCGGAATTTGTGATCGATCAACATCTCAAATGCAACGGCTCATTCCTGGAATTCAAGAAGCTTCTCGACGAGATGGGTGCTGAATTTCCGTCAAGCCTAATGGAGAGTATTGATCGGTTGGTGCTGACGATGCATCCAAAATACAAGGGGAAGAAGCATGAAAATGGCGATTCGGGATCTGGGGGCGACAATATTATGGACGAACTGGACGCTTTAGAGAAAAAGTCGCGTGTCTTCAAAGGGCTTGCTGTACCAGATGGCAAGCGAAGCTGGGAGGGAGATGATTACCTCGATCAACCGGCCGATGAAAGGGCCGATGCGCCAGATGGTGCGATGGATGACACATTCGCTATGCTTGAGGGTCTAGCTGGAAAGGCAAAGGACAGCAAACACGGCGCTTCCAGAGACGATCGCGGCAGCAGGAAAAGAACGCGAAGTCCCGACCATGACGACTACGACCGAGGGCGTCGTCACCGAGACAAGTACCGCTCACGATCACGCAGCCCTTACCGACGTTCCAAGAATGACGATTTTATCGATGAGTTTGGAAGGTCTATTGGGAAATATGGGGATCAAGACGCGAGTCGGAACGGTTACAGCGATCGGCGGAAACCCCGAGATCGCGAGAGATTCGACGATGACGAGTTCCGACGACCCCCGCCTGTTGAACTCGACGATGCGCCCGTGCTCTACAAAATTTATGACGGACAAGTGACGGGTGTGAAAGATTTCGGTGCTTTTGTTAACTTGCGCGGGGTCAAGGGCAAAGTCGATGGACTTGTTCACATCTCTGCAATGCAGGAAGGAGCACGAGTAAACCATCCTTCGGATCTGGTCTCGCGTGGACAGCcagtcaaggtcaaggttgTCAGTATCCAAGGAAGCCGGATCGGGCTGTCGATGAAGGAGGTTGATCAAGTCTCAGGGATGGATCTTGTCCCGCAAAAGCGCTTGGCGTCCGGGGCAAATATGGAACGCCTCGATGGCGGGTCAGGCCCTGACAGATACGGGAATTTAAGCTCAGAGGTGCCGGTCATCGAAGGATCTCATAGCCAGCCCACGAGGAGCCGGAAACGGATGACGTCCCCGGAGAGATGGGAGATCAGACAGCTTATTGCATCCGGTGTCGCGTCCGCTGCTGATTATCCCGATCTCGAGGAAGAGTATCACGCTACTCTGAAGGGTGAAGGTACTttcgaagaggaggaagatgtcGATATCGAAGTCCGAGATGAGGAGCCTCCTTTCTTGGCTGGACAAACGAAACAATCGCTCGAGCTTTCGCCCATTCGAGTCGTGAAGGCACCCGATGGCTCTATGAACCGTGCGGCTATGTCTGGCACGAATCTTGCCAAGGAAAGACGTGAATTGAAACAGTCAGAAGCTCAGGACAAAGCTGCTGAAAGAGCTGCGCAAGTTGACCTTAATGAACAGTGGCAGGATCCCATGGTCGCCCCAGAGGATCGCAAGTTTGCCGCAGACCTCCGCACCACGCAACAAAAGCAAGATGAACCAGTTCCTGAGTGGAAGAGGGTCACGATGGGCAAGAATGTGTCTCTCGGAAAGCGAACGGACATGCCCATCAAACAACAACGGGAGAGCTTGCCTGTGTTCAAATTCCGCAAGCAACTTCTGGATGCCGTCAGAGACAATCAATTGATGATTGTCGTTGGTGACACAGGATCTGGAAAGACCACACAGTTGACACAATACCTGGCGGAGGCCGGTTATGGAAATAACGGCATCATTGGCTGTACTCAGCCCCGACGTGTTGCTGCTATGTCAGTTGCGAAACGTGTATCAGAGGAGGTCGGTTGCAGACTAGGTGCCGAGGTGGGATACACGATTCGTTTCGAGGATTGCACAAGCCCGGAGACCAAGATCAAGTACATGACCGACGGCATGCTCCAGAGAGAGATTTTGATGGACCCAGACCTCAAGAGGTACTCTGTGATCATGCTTGACGAAGCGCACGAGCGAACCATTGCCACGGATATTTTGTTCGGCCTGCTCAAGAAGACCATCAAACGACGGCCGGACCTTCGGCTGATTGTCACTTCTGCGACATTGGATGCCGAGAAATTTTCAGAATACTTCAACGGATGTCCTATCTTCTCTATCCCAGGACGAACATTCCCTGTGGAGATTATGTATTCCAAGGAGCCTGAATCGGACTATCTGGATGCTGCCCTCATTACGGTGATGCAGATTCATCTGACCGAAGCCGCCGGTGATATCTTGGTGTTTTTGACAGGCCAAGAGGAGATTGACACCGCATGCGAAATTTTGTACGAGCGTATGAAGGCTCTTGGGCCATCCGTGCCCGAGCTGGTCATCCTTCCCGTCTATTCTGCACTTCCCAGCGAAATGCAAAGTCGAATCTTCGAGCCCGCTCCGTCAGGAGGCCGCAAGGTTATCATCGCGACCAACATTGCGGAAACATCCATCACCATTGACAATATTTACTACGTCATTGATCCTGGTTTTGTAAAGCAGAATGCCTATGATCCCAAGCTTGGTATGGACTCGCTTGTTGTCACCCCCATCTCTCAAGCGCAAGCGAAACAACGAGCCGGCCGTGCCGGCCGAACAGGCCCAGGAAAGTGTTTCCGGCTATATACTGAAGCCGCCTATCAATCTGAGATGATTCCCACAACGATTCCTGAAATTCAGCGGCAAAACCTCTCCCACACCATTCTCATGCTGAAAGCCATGGGCATTAATGATCTTCTCCATTTCGATTTTATGGATCCTCCGCCCACAAATACCATGTTGACCGCTCTTGAAGAATTATACGCCCTGTCGGCTCTGGACGACGAAGGTTTGCTCACCCGCCTGGGCCGTAAAATGGCAGACTTCCCCATGGAGCCTGCTCTTGCCAAGGTACTCATCGCATCTGTTGATATGGGATGCTCTGAGGAGATCCTCAGCATTGTCGCCATGTTATCCATCCAGTCTGTCTTCTATCGCCCGAAGGAAAAGCAACAACAAGCCGACCAGAAGAAAGCCAAATTCCATGACCCCCACGGCGACCATCTCACCTTGCTGAACGTTTACAACGGATGGAAGAACTCCAAGTTCAACAACGCCTGGTGCTATGAAAACTTCATTCAGGCCCGTCAGATTCGTCGTGCTCAGGATGTTCGTCAGCAACTTCTTGGAATTATGAATCGTTACCGTCACAAGATCTTGTCATGCGGACGCGATACGACGCTAGTGCGACAAGCACTGTGTACTGGTTTCTTCCGGAATGCAGCTCGCAAGGATCCGCAGGAGGGTTACAAGACACTTGTGGAGGGCACGCCAGTGTACATGCACCCCAGTTCCGCCCTCTTTGGCAAGCCCGCCGAGCATGTCATCTATCACACCTTGGTGTTGACGACCAAGGAGTACATGCATTGTACCACTGCAATTGAACCAAAATGGCTCGTCGAGGCGGCGCCGACCTTCTTCAAGGTGGCGCCCACAGATCGATTGTCGAAGCGCAAGAAGGCGGAGCGCATCCAACCTCTCCACAACCGGTTCGCCGGCGAGGACGATTGGCGTCTTTCCGCGCAGCGTCGACAAGGCagaggtggtggcggtggtaCATGGGGTTAGATCATATCTTGAcactttgttttttttgtggatACCagttgctttttcttgtatGTTTCATGCATAATTCAGCCTCGTCGGCATGTACATTCTTCATCTATAGGATCAGAAGTGCCGATACAGCACAATTAGATGGTATTTGGGGGATCGGAACTGCGAATGATAGAAACGATCGCTTCATACCACTAGTacttgttttttttcgacTCCTCGACTAGATTTCTTTTGAGAGAGTCAAACTCATCAGAAATGAAGAGTCTCTGGCTTGATAACTTTTTGCATTTGTGAAAATGCTTATTTTTAATGGTCCCCCGTCATGGCGGGTCTTCGGTGAGGGCCTGGGGACTGGCACCGCGGGGCATTGATTCGCAATTTTTAGCCCAGAACCTCATCCAACTTTCGAGGTTACATTCACAGGTACCGACCATCTCTGTCTGGCCAGAACCAGTCCAGGAAACCCAAACAACCAAGGAAATTTATTTGTCAATTAGAGCTCAACTAGAACTCGATCCTACCCATCAGCATGCCCGACAAAGACGCCGGTACACCTCGTGTGTTAATCTACCGACATGGTTAGTCACATCAAGAGTCTCCAACACAAAGGAGTAGTATGAAACACCTCTGTTGGAACCCTTCCATTCTCACAACCTCTAACTCCAGGACAAACCATTTGGTCCAAGAGTGGCCAATACACCGGTAAGACGGAGCTTGATCTGACCGAAGACGGCCAGAAGCAAGTCCGCGCTTCAGGAAAGCAGATCGTTGGCACGGGCAAATTGATCGACCCGGCTCATCTTGCCCATGTCTACATCAGTCCGCGCAAGCGCGCTATGCAGACCTTCCAGATTGCTTTCTCGGAAGAAGATCAGCAGAAGCTCAAGGATGCTCAGAAGATTAGCGAAACTGAGCGACTTGCCGAGTGGGACTATGGTCAATACGAGGGTCTCTTGACCAAGGAGATTCGCGCCCTGCGAAAGGAGCATGGTCTGGACACCGAGCAACCGTGGGATATTTGGCGTGACGGTTGTGAAGGTGGAGAGTAAGTACCCTATATTCCTTTTTGCGCGTGTGTGTGTCGAGACTTGGAAAAAGAATCCATAGTCTCTGCCATGTGGATTGTTGAACAGCGCGGCATCGATTTGAGCAATTCGGAAACGTTCGGTAGAGACATTTTCTGAAACTGCCTGTATCACAGATCTGCTCAAGAAGTCTCGGACCGTATCGACAATCTCATTGCAGAGATCCGCGATATTCACCGTGGTAACAT
This genomic interval carries:
- a CDS encoding ATP-dependent RNA helicase DHX8, translated to MQSWAGSMTGRGSRLLVRAFNPLTPPTCRYFSVSLPFQRSKRNSKAKSKPNEAGGHDGLDKSLKKKSAATRQSTRQDIAATRDFSRVVEAALRDIKHRMQNTNQLPDSWGKFERQIQNACRVDEGKVTDKHDSANPYRRTKVALQKAYLRSGDHGLRDELEYLLYADSLTALYSLPNLEGQQEVADCRYPAEWYPRARSIQRTIHLHVGPTNSGKKYHALKRLEGCKSGFYAGPLRLLAQEVYHRFKDKGIPVSLVTGDDVKLPEKGETPRVISNTVEMVGLGREFDVGVIDEIQMIANPKRGWAWTRALLGAQVKELHLCGETRAVPLIRELCALTGDTLEIHRYERLNPLQVMPHSLRGNLNKLEKGDCIVSFSRVGIHALKADIEKLTGRRVAIVYGGLPAEIRTQQASLFNDPDNDYDFLVASDAIGMGLNLSCKRIIFETLIKRTPSGLQRLSVPEIKQIGGRAGRYRPATAHSGTEDSSEPNIGLVTCIEEVDLPYIQQAMNTEPPPLRAAGIWPPDFVFHKFASYFPRSVPFEYLIKRLMELAQVNPLFFMCETESQLQNAEIIDTVEGLQIQDQLTLMAAPMETKDQPSRMVCGSFADCVAENTRGRLLDIPSLDLEILEQGVSGNKEYMHALESLHRSIILYSWLSFRFGGIFTDRTLAAHVKELVEERMIRALTEFSANKKLRKNASLRRQIAMQKQKLDQMRIISDADLMSPHGEGEDLEQVDLSKDDSTEDQPTSSGDDSYDESPFEESPEGGFSDSLPEDDLIEGSSFRLTEDVTSSVTEFATSLSAILIGGDAGQTDFPPHLLFACPLAGGYTLLLLHWPSGRVNMDDLESLELLSLVSRVTTELQNYLGINDKTLAEFVIDQHLKCNGSFLEFKKLLDEMGAEFPSSLMESIDRLVLTMHPKYKGKKHENGDSGSGGDNIMDELDALEKKSRVFKGLAVPDGKRSWEGDDYLDQPADERADAPDGAMDDTFAMLEGLAGKAKDSKHGASRDDRGSRKRTRSPDHDDYDRGRRHRDKYRSRSRSPYRRSKNDDFIDEFGRSIGKYGDQDASRNGYSDRRKPRDRERFDDDEFRRPPPVELDDAPVLYKIYDGQVTGVKDFGAFVNLRGVKGKVDGLVHISAMQEGARVNHPSDLVSRGQPVKVKVVSIQGSRIGLSMKEVDQVSGMDLVPQKRLASGANMERLDGGSGPDRYGNLSSEVPVIEGSHSQPTRSRKRMTSPERWEIRQLIASGVASAADYPDLEEEYHATLKGEGTFEEEEDVDIEVRDEEPPFLAGQTKQSLELSPIRVVKAPDGSMNRAAMSGTNLAKERRELKQSEAQDKAAERAAQVDLNEQWQDPMVAPEDRKFAADLRTTQQKQDEPVPEWKRVTMGKNVSLGKRTDMPIKQQRESLPVFKFRKQLLDAVRDNQLMIVVGDTGSGKTTQLTQYLAEAGYGNNGIIGCTQPRRVAAMSVAKRVSEEVGCRLGAEVGYTIRFEDCTSPETKIKYMTDGMLQREILMDPDLKRYSVIMLDEAHERTIATDILFGLLKKTIKRRPDLRLIVTSATLDAEKFSEYFNGCPIFSIPGRTFPVEIMYSKEPESDYLDAALITVMQIHLTEAAGDILVFLTGQEEIDTACEILYERMKALGPSVPELVILPVYSALPSEMQSRIFEPAPSGGRKVIIATNIAETSITIDNIYYVIDPGFVKQNAYDPKLGMDSLVVTPISQAQAKQRAGRAGRTGPGKCFRLYTEAAYQSEMIPTTIPEIQRQNLSHTILMLKAMGINDLLHFDFMDPPPTNTMLTALEELYALSALDDEGLLTRLGRKMADFPMEPALAKVLIASVDMGCSEEILSIVAMLSIQSVFYRPKEKQQQADQKKAKFHDPHGDHLTLLNVYNGWKNSKFNNAWCYENFIQARQIRRAQDVRQQLLGIMNRYRHKILSCGRDTTLVRQALCTGFFRNAARKDPQEGYKTLVEGTPVYMHPSSALFGKPAEHVIYHTLVLTTKEYMHCTTAIEPKWLVEAAPTFFKVAPTDRLSKRKKAERIQPLHNRFAGEDDWRLSAQRRQGRGGGGGTWG